The sequence below is a genomic window from Microbacterium sp. cx-55.
TCCACCGCCACCGCCCCGAACGGCATCTTCGGCGTGAACGTCTGGGTCGTGGCGCTCGTCATCGGGCTCGCGGCGTTCGTCGGAGGAGAGGTCGGATACCTCATCGGGCACAAAGCGGGCCCGGCGATCTTCGAACGCAAGCAGTCGGGGCTTTTCAGCACCAAGAACGTCGAACGCACCAACGCCTTCTTCGAGCGGTTCGGCGGCGTCACGGTCATCCTCGCCCGGTTCGTGCCCGTTGTTCGCACCTTCGCGCCCGTCGCCGCCGGTGTCGGCCACATGCCCTGGCGCAAGTACTCGCTGTACAACCTGATCGGCGCGCTCATTTGGGGCGTCGGCCTCACCCTCATCGGCTACCTCATCGGCTACATCCCCTGGGTCGCCGATATCGTCACCAACTACATCGATGTCATTCTCCTCGGCGTCGTCGCGATCACGGCCGCCGTCACGATCTGGCACTACTTCCGCGAGCGCTCGAAGGTCAAGAAGGAGATCGCCGAGGGCCAGGCCCCGGTCGCCGAGGGCGAGACTCCCGTCGTCTGACGGGTATCGACCTCACGACGCCTTCGCGTCCGCCTTCTTCTTCGCCGCGGGCTTCTTCTTCGACGCGGATGCGGCAGACTCGCCGTCGTCGCCCTTCGCCGCGCGGCTGCGCTCGACGCTCGCGCGCAGCGCCTCCATCAGGTCGATGACCTCGCCGCTCGACTCTTCGGCATCCGATTCACCGAAGGTCTCGGCCGTGTCGAGGCTCTCGCCCTTCTCGAGCTTCGCGTCGATGAGCGTACGCAGCTCCTCCTGGTAGTCGTCGCGGAACGCCGCCGGATCGAAGTCGGCCGAGAAGCTGTCGACTAGAGCGGCCGAAAGCTGCATCTCCTTGTCGGAGATCTTGACCGACTCGTCCAGCGACGGGAACGCTGCCTCGCGCACCTCGTCAGCCCACAGCAGCGTCTGCAGCACGAGCACCTCTCCGCGCACGCGCAGGGCAGCGAGCCGGGTCTTCTGGCGCAGCGAGAACTGCACGATCGCGGTGCGATCGGTCTGCTCCAGTGTCTGCCGCAGCAGCACGTAGGCCTTCGGTGAGGTCGAGTCCGGCTCGAGGTAGTACGCCTTGTCGAACGTGATCGGGTCGACCTGGTCGCTCGGCACGAACTCGACGACCGTGATCTCGCGCGACTTCTCCGACGGCAGCGACGCGAGGTCGTCCTTCGTCAGCACGACCGTGCGCTCGCCGTCGTCGTATGCGCGATCGATGTCGCTGTAGGCCACCACCTCGCCGCAGATCTCGCACGTGCGCTGGTACCGGATGCGGCCGCCATCCTTGTGGTGCACCTGATGCAGCGACACGTCATGATCCTCGGTCGCCGAGTACACCTTGATCGGCACGTTCACCAGTCCGAACGTGACCGCGCCCTTCCAGATCGACCTCATACCCGTAGTTAAGCGGGGATCCGCACCCCACCGGTAGGGCTTGCGGGTGCGGATGCGGGTGGCGCCGGCATCCGCATCCGCACCCTCCCGACCGCGAGACGGGATCTTCGCGCCGAGACCGTGGGGTAACCCCGCTGTCTCGGCGCCCCGATCCCGTCTCGCGGAACAAGGCCGGCCGCGGCACGCGGCGGGGGAATCCGAGAGCGCGCGGCACAATGGGCGCATGGCGACGCAGGAGCAGACCGTGACGATCGAGGGTCGCCGTCTGCGCCTCAGCCGGCTCGACAAGGTGCTCTACCCCGCGACCGGCACAACCAAAGCCGAGGTCATCGACTACTACGCGCGCATCGCGCCGCTCATCCTCCCGCATCTCGACGGTCGTCCGGTCACCCGGAAGCGCTGGCCGGACGGCGTCGGCGACGCGGATGCTGCCGAGCCGATCTCGTTCTTCGCGAAAGACCTCGAGCGCGGCACCCCGGACTGGGTCCCGCG
It includes:
- a CDS encoding DedA family protein, which translates into the protein MHSIGLIPWLGPTTLIEAAGPWALVAVGFIVFAETGLLVGFLLPGDTLLIISGLLSHSTATAPNGIFGVNVWVVALVIGLAAFVGGEVGYLIGHKAGPAIFERKQSGLFSTKNVERTNAFFERFGGVTVILARFVPVVRTFAPVAAGVGHMPWRKYSLYNLIGALIWGVGLTLIGYLIGYIPWVADIVTNYIDVILLGVVAITAAVTIWHYFRERSKVKKEIAEGQAPVAEGETPVV
- the ku gene encoding non-homologous end joining protein Ku, with amino-acid sequence MRSIWKGAVTFGLVNVPIKVYSATEDHDVSLHQVHHKDGGRIRYQRTCEICGEVVAYSDIDRAYDDGERTVVLTKDDLASLPSEKSREITVVEFVPSDQVDPITFDKAYYLEPDSTSPKAYVLLRQTLEQTDRTAIVQFSLRQKTRLAALRVRGEVLVLQTLLWADEVREAAFPSLDESVKISDKEMQLSAALVDSFSADFDPAAFRDDYQEELRTLIDAKLEKGESLDTAETFGESDAEESSGEVIDLMEALRASVERSRAAKGDDGESAASASKKKPAAKKKADAKAS